A genomic region of Eucalyptus grandis isolate ANBG69807.140 chromosome 5, ASM1654582v1, whole genome shotgun sequence contains the following coding sequences:
- the LOC104443578 gene encoding vacuolar protein sorting-associated protein 55 homolog → MADLPGYMRACLHSGKLALLAILVSGGIVLQILACALYDNWWPMLSLLMYVLLPMPLLFFAGSDGSALFSESESGWVNATKFLTGASAVGSIAIPVILKHAGVIGWGALAMELSSFFVIVLAIMCFIRTSSEDEYSIL, encoded by the exons ATGGCAGACTTACCAGGGTATATGCGTGCCTGCTTGCATTCAGGAAAACTTGCTTTATTGGCAATTTTGGTCTCTGGTGGAATTGTGTTGCAAATTTTG GCATGTGCTTTATACGATAACTGGTGGCCGATGCTAAGCT TACTCATGTATGTGCTCCTGCCTATGCCACTGCTCTTCTTCGCTGGCTCTGATGGCTCTGCTCTATTTTCTGAATCTGAAAGCGG ATGGGTAAACGCAACCAAGTTCCTAACCGGAGCTTCAGCAGTCGGAAGCATTGCCATACCTGTGATCTTGAAGCACGCCGGCGTCATTGGCTGGGGAGCTCTGGCTATGGAGCTGTCGTCTTTCTTCGTGATTGTGCTAGCTATCATGTGCTTCATTCGAACGAGCAGTGAGGACGAATACAGCATACTGTGA
- the LOC120293101 gene encoding LOW QUALITY PROTEIN: pentatricopeptide repeat-containing protein At1g32415, mitochondrial-like (The sequence of the model RefSeq protein was modified relative to this genomic sequence to represent the inferred CDS: inserted 2 bases in 2 codons; deleted 2 bases in 1 codon) — protein MIPRYWSRSFLDTMVGSTFRWTLYYLRKGQLPDARNMLERMPDRGPHGRVGHWTSLLSRFSRFGFIDEAKSLFDIMPQKNQVTYNAMLSGLVQSGRISEACSFFERMPERNVVSWTSMLCGYANAGRIDEAKRLFSDMPERNVVSWNAMVVGLIRNGNLEEAKWIFDAIPVRNVISWNAMISGYTENFRMEEARVLFEQMEERNVVTWTIMVTGYCRIGNVEEAHTLFKKIPEQNVVSWTAMIGGYAWNGFYRESLSIFLETKKNFNLEPNKETFISLAYACAGAGFSRLGKQLHANLIIRGMESDDDDGRLSQSLIHMYTVRSNGLCSSHFCQKHRSCSAQLCNLMINGYIRSGQLEKAKIFFVTAPMCDRISWTSMIDGYLSVGQVSEARELFDVMPDRDSVAWTAIISGYVHNELIPEAIELFSEMRTQGFRPLNLTYATLIGAAGAVANLDQGKQYHSLLLKSNFEHDLIVQNSLISMYAKCGXIDDAHSIFMSMIVRDIVTWNSMIMGYSNHGLVNEALQXFKSMLESGSHPNSTTFLGILSACSHGGLVDRGWEEFNSMREVYAITPGLEHYICMIDLLGRAGKLEEAEDFVLRLPFKPNSSVWGALLGVCGLKKNSKIAARAAKKLLELDPLNAPAHVVLCNVSAANGQYLDEKILRKEMGQKGVRKTPGCSWIPLKGRVQLFLSGSKISLEADEMLSLLLGNLDERDCFMDCI, from the exons ATGATTCCGAGATACTGGTCGCGCTCTTTTCTGGATACCATGGTGGGCTCGACCTTTCGATGGACACTGTATTATCTCCGCAAGGGTCAGCTTCCAGATGCGCGGAACATGCTCGAGAGAATGCCCGACAGAGGACCTCATGGCCGAGTTGGGCACTGGACTTCGCTGCTATCGAGATTTTCTAGATTTGGTTTCATTGATGAAGCTAAATCTCTCTTTGATATCATGCCGCAGAAAAACCAAGTGACCTATAATGCGATGTTGTCTGGGCTCGTTCAAAGTGGGAGAATTAGTGAGGCTTGTAGCTTTTTTGAGCGAATGCCGGAGAGGAATGTCGTGTCATGGACTTCAATGCTTTGTGGGTATGCAAATGCGGGGAGAATTGATGAGGCGAAGAGGTTGTTCAGTGATATGCCGGAGAGAAATGTTGTCTCTTGGAACGCCATGGTTGTTGGGTTGATTAGGAATGGCAATTTGGAAGAAGCGAAGTGGATTTTTGACGCAATACCCGTAAGGAATGTAATTTCTTGGAATGCTATGATTTCAGGGTACACTGAGAATTTCAGGATGGAAGAAGCTAGGGTTTTGTTTGAACAAATGGAGGAAAGGAATGTCGTTACTTGGACCATTATGGTAACTGGTTATTGTAGAATTGGAAATGTAGAAGAAGCTCATACTTTATTCAAGAAAATTCCCGAGCAGAATGTTGTTTCTTGGACTGCCATGATTGGAGGGTATGCCTGGAATGGCTTCTACAGAGAGTCTCTgtctatttttcttgaaacaaagAAGAATTTCAATCTCGAACCAAACAAGGAAACTTTCATCTCACTCGCATATGCCTGTGCTGGGGCTGGATTTAGTCGCCTTGGCAAGCAGCTACATGCAAACTTGATAATCAGAGGAATGGAgtctgatgatgatgatgggaggCTGAGCCAAAGTTTGATACACATGTACACT GTTCGGAGTAATGGACTTTGCTCATCACATTTTTGTCAGAAACATAGGAGCTGCTCCGCCCAGTTGTGTAATTTGATGATTAACGGATATATTCGGAGTGGACAGCtggaaaaagctaaaattttctttGTCACCGCACCAATGTGTGATAGGATCTCATGGACATCCATGATCGATGGTTATTTGAGTGTTGGACAAGTTTCTGAAGCACGTGAACTCTTTGACGTCATGCCTGATAGGGATAGTGTGGCATGGACAGCAATAATATCAGGTTATGTCCATAACGAGCTGATCCCTGAGGCTATTGAGTTGTTCTCCGAAATGCGGACTCAGGGGTTTCGTCCTCTTAATCTTACATACGCAACTCTTATTGGAGCAGCTGGTGCAGTGGCAAATCTTGACCAGGGAAAGCAGTATCATTCCCTCTTGCTCAAATCTAATTTTGAGCATGACCTGATTGTTCAAAACTCACTGATCTCTATGTACGCGAAGTGCG AGATAGATGATGCACATAGTATATTCATGAGCATGATAGTTCGGGATATTGTTACGTGGAATTCCATGATAATGGGTTACTCGAACCATGGGTTGGTGAATGAGGCTCTGC GTTTTAAGTCCATGCTAGAATCTGGAAGCCACCCAAATTCTACGACCTTCTTGGGGATTTTGTCGGCATGTAGTCATGGAGGGCTAGTTGACCGAGGGTGGGAGGAGTTCAATTCCATGAGGGAGGTCTATGCAATTACTCCAGGCCTGGAGCACTATATCTGCATGATTGATCTCTTGGGCCGGGCAGGAAAACTAGAGGAAGCTGAAGACTTCGTGCTGCGGCTACCTTTCAAACCAAATTCTTCTGTTTGGGGGGCTCTGCTTGGTGTATGTGGactaaagaaaaattccaaaattgcTGCTCGTGCTGCCAAGAAGCTTCTTGAACTGGATCCTTTAAATGCACCAGCCCATGTGGTGTTGTGTAATGTATCCGCGGCAAATGGACAGTACCTTGACGAGAAAATCCTGAGGAAGGAGATGGGTCAGAAGGGTGTACGGAAAACTCCTGGATGTAGTTGGATACCACTGAAAGGGAGAGTTCAGTTGTTCCTATCGGGGAGCAAAATATCTTTGGAAGCTGATGAAATGCTATCTCTCCTGCTTGGGAATCTTGATGAGCGAGACTGTTTTATGGATTGCATCTAA
- the LOC104443579 gene encoding uncharacterized protein LOC104443579 produces MGLLSWFKGSPKPQSEPKPPTALTAASSPSEAPGMNGAVEVPRAANVTVFEFGSVAATADKVTLAGFCPVSDDLEPCRWEVLPAAGSDAPQFRVVF; encoded by the coding sequence ATGGGTCTTCTCTCCTGGTTCAAAGGCTCTCCCAAACCTCAATCCGAGCCCAAGCCCCCCACTGCGTTGACTGCTGCGAGCTCGCCCTCCGAAGCTCCCGGCATGAACGGCGCCGTCGAGGTCCCCCGGGCGGCCAACGTCACCGTCTTCGAGTTCGGGtccgtcgccgccaccgccgacaAGGTCACTCTCGCCGGGTTCTGCCCTGTCTCCGACGACCTCGAGCCCTGCCGCTGGGAGGTCCTCCCGGCGGCCGGCTCCGACGCGCCGCAGTTCCGCGTGGTCTTctga
- the LOC104443582 gene encoding transcription factor MAMYB, producing the protein MEFVDEGRPRFLFQARANPPPPPPPPPSSSSSSSSPSAAGQWRLPNKPFLVATTALSAVLISLALLYVPSEPSRSLLLWLSLSLLVGPFAPSSLTGGSVRVGHGPVVEFPDPQQPPAGEDAKKKPSQKRPKGQPPGNNAVVSPPIAEIDDRLGKKSEGNGVAIQGKSDLGFREKEKGKGKEKENDWSEDEIELLRKQLVKHPAGKPRRWEIIAEAFNGAHGVESVIKKAKELADKKSSDKDSYAQFLKNRKPLDERLNEEADGNGGGEVRRESEWSSGEDIALLNALKAFPKDAPMRWEKIAAAVPGKTKVDCVKRVSELKKDFRSSKAAKEGQMEE; encoded by the coding sequence ATGGAGTTCGTCGACGAGGGCCGCCCCCGCTTCCTCTTCCAAGCGCGCGCgaaccctcctcctcctcctcctcctcctccgtcgtcgtcgtcttcctcttcctctccttccGCCGCCGGTCAATGGCGGCTGCCGAACAAGCCCTTCCTCGTCGCCACCACCGCGCTCTCCGCCGTCCTCATCTCCCTCGCGCTCCTCTACGTCCCCTCCGAGCCCTCCCGGTCCCTCCTCCTCTGGCTCTCCCTCTCGCTCCTCGTCGGCCCCTTCGCCCCGTCCTCCCTCACTGGCGGCTCCGTCCGCGTCGGCCACGGCCCGGTCGTCGAGTTCCCGGATCCGCAGCAGCCCCCGGCCGGGGAGGATGCGAAGAAGAAGCCGTCTCAGAAGCGGCCGAAAGGGCAGCCTCCAGGTAATAATGCTGTGGTTTCACCGCCAATTGCTGAAATTGATGATCGATTGGGGAAGAAAAGCGAGGGAAATGGGGTAGCGATTCAGGGGAAGAGTGATCTAGGGTTTcgggagaaggagaaggggaaggggaaggagaaggagaatgaTTGGAGTGAGGATGAGATCGAGCTCTTGAGGAAGCAGCTGGTAAAGCATCCGGCGGGGAAGCCGAGGCGGTGGGAGATCATCGCGGAGGCCTTCAATGGGGCTCACGGGGTGGAGAGCGTGATCAAGAAAGCCAAGGAATTGGCCGATAAGAAGTCGAGCGACAAGGACTCATATGCGCAGTTCTTGAAGAACAGGAAGCCTCTGGACGAGAGGCTAAATGAGGAGGCGGACGGTAACGGCGGTGGCGAGGTCAGGAGAGAGAGTGAATGGAGCAGCGGGGAAGACATTGCGCTGCTCAATGCATTGAAGGCGTTTCCGAAGGATGCGCCGATGAGGTGGGAGAAGATCGCGGCTGCCGTCCCAGGGAAGACGAAGGTGGATTGTGTCAAGAGGGTCTCGGAGTTGAAGAAGGATTTCCGGAGTTCTAAAGCTGCCAAAGAGGGACAGATGGAAGAATGA